The DNA sequence CGGCACCCGCCCCGCAAGCGGCCATCCCTGTCGCGCCCACGACGCCGGTCGACCCCGCCCCTGTGGCACAGGAACCGCAGACCGCGCAGACGACGCCTGAACAGCCCGACGCCCTGGATCAGGCCCTGGCCGAGGCGCTGGCCCAGGCCCGTGCGCCTGCCCCTGCATTGACACCGGTCGCCGTGCCGCCTGCAGCATCGATGATCGCGGATCTGACGGCCGCCCCGGCTGCCACCGCGACCGCCGAAGTTGCGCCCGCCGCGGAGCCGACGCCCGCCGAACCTGCACCCGCAGCGACCACGGCGCCGGCACCCGCTGCAACCGCACCGACCCCGTCCGCCGCGCAAACCGCCGCCGCGCAGGCCGAACAGTTGGCGCGGTCGGCCCGTCCTCCCCGGGCGACCCCGGCTGCGGCCTCCGTACCTGCCACGCCCGACCGCCAGCCGACGGTCCCGGCCAATCCGCTGCCGTATGGCGTGCAGAACCAGCCGGCGGCACCGGTAGCGGCCGCGCGGCCGCCGTCGCGCCCCGCCGCGGCACCCGTCGCGCAATCCGCTCCGGCTTCGGCGCCGGCCAATCGCCCCGCAGCAGCGGCCGCCCCGGTGCAGGCCGCCCCGGCGCAGGCCACCGCCACCCCGGCGGCACGCCCGCCCAGCCCGGCCCAAGCGCGTCCCGCCCCGGCCCGGCCTGCGTCCGAGGCTGCGGCTGCCCCGGCACAGCCGTCAGCCCGCCCGCCCTCGCGCCCCGACCGGCTGTCCCTGCTAGACGAAGGCAGCGCGCCCGAGCAGACCGCGGCGCTGACGCAGGCGGAACGCAGCCTGATCATCGATCAGCTGCGCGATTTGCGGACCGCGCAGGCAGGTGACGCGCCGCTGAGCCAGGCCGAGCGCGGATTGGTCTTCCAACTGGCCGACGCCCGGCCCACGCGCCGGCCGGTCTCTGTGCGCGCACCGTCCCAACAGGCCGTGCAGGATGCCGTGGCACAGGGCGTCGATGCCGCCCGCCCCGCCCCGCGGGCCAGTGCGGCGGCCAGTCTTGCCGCACCCCGTCCCGCGGCCATCGATCCCGGCCCCACCGCCGCACCGTCGGGCGCCATCCTGCGGTCGGCCCGCCCGAACAGCCGGCCCGGCACGCGCACCGTGGCCAGCCCCGCGGTGTCGGAACAGGCCGTGGAGGATGCCATCGCATCGGCCATCGGCAACAGCCCTGCCGCGCCCGGCGCGGTGGCGCTGACCGCGCTGACATCGTCGGCCATTCCGCCGCGCCGCGCCGGTGGCGCCGCCGTCAACGCGATGGTGGCCACGGCCGCCCCGGTCGCTGCGGCCCTGTCGCCGTCGTCGCCCGACCTGCGCGCCGCAGCCGAGGCACAGTCGGCCGAGGCCGCGATCGCCGAACAGCGCCGGCAGGATGCCGAATTGCAGGCCCAGGCCGAGGCGCGCGCCCGGTCACAAGCCGCAGCCGACGCCCGGGCCGAAGCTCAGGCTCGTGCCCAGGCCGAAGCCCGCGCCCGCGCCCAGGCCCAGGCCGAGGCGCAGGCCGCCGCATCGCGCAACCAGCAGTACCGCCCGCCCGAGGTCGACAGCGAGCCCGAGGTCATGGCCGCCGTCCCGCAGAACGCCATCGGCAATGCCGCCGCCAGCGCCACTGTCAAGGACGGGATCCAGCTGAGCAGCACCCAGATCATCGGCACGATCGGCGCGGGCCGGGCAAGCCGGGCATTGGTCCGCCTGTCCAACGGTCGCGTGCTGACGCTGCGCATCGGCGACCGCATCAACGGCGGCACCATCAGCGAGATCGGCGACAGCCGCATCACCTATCAGAAACAGGGCCGTGCCCACGCGCTTGGCGTCCTGAACGGCCAATAGATCCGGTCACCCGTCCAGACGGGTGATCGTGAAGCCCTCGTCCTGCAGCAGCGACAGGACCCCCGCCTCTCCGGGCAGGTGCAGCGCACCGAAGGCTGCGACAATTCCCTCATCCCCGGCCTCGGCGGCACCCTCCAGCAGCGGTGCGATCCACGCGCGGTTGCGATCGTCCATCAGCCGGGTCTGGGCCAGGTCCATCTGGCGATCGACCTCTTCCCTGGACAGTCCGGAATTGGCATAGGCGTCGAAACGCCCGAATTCCCAGATCTTCCAGACATCTCCGTCAAAATAGGCATCCGTCAGCGTCACCGCGTAATCGTCGGCATAGCTGGCCGCAGGCAGGCTTGCGCGGATCATGTCCAGCTCCTGTTCGGGCGTCAGGTCCTCGAACAGGCCGAAGATGGTGTCCCACGGCTCCAGCGAGCGGACGGGCATCCCCGCGTCCTGCGCCTCGGCCACCAGCAGGTGGTCCAGGCCGCCGGACTCTCCTCCCTGCTCGGCCATGGTGCGGACCATGCAGGGAGAGACGCCCAGCATCAGCGCGACATACCAGGGCCGCATCCGGGCGGTGATGACACCCGGCGTGCCGCGATCCGACATGGCCTGCGACAGCGCATCCCATTCGTCGGGCGACAGGCGTTCCGGCAGGGTGGGCCCGTCGGGATCGACCATCAGGGTCGGATCCTCGGTCAGCGCCTTGGTCAGGCGGGCCTCCTCGGCGGGGGCGGCCTCGACATAGAGCGCATGGGCCTGATCTATCAGCGGGCGGACACGCTTGATCATCGGCTGGTGGCGCGCGTCGCCGAAGTGATAGGTGCCCACCAGCGTGATGCGCTGATCGTCGCGCACGGCCTGGTACAGCAGGCCCTGGCGAAAGGGGACGTCGCGGCTGGCGGCCTCGATCGCCGCGGCGCGTTCGGCGGGCATGGTGTCGAACAGGTTCTGGCCGGTGCAGGCGGCCATCGCGCCATGTCCCGACAGGGCGAACAGGGCGGCGGCAATCGTCAGTCGCATGGGTATCCTTGCTGGTCCGTCAATGGCCGCCAGACTGTCATGTTTGCCCCCCTGCCGCCAGACACCAGACCGCGATGACCCGTTGACAGGCTTGGGCGATTTGCCTATCTAGCCGTCATTGGCACTCGCACCCGGTGAGTGCCAACAAAGCAACACTGCAACCTGAATCAAGGAGTGTTCGACAATGGCATTTAAACCGCTGCATGACCGCGTGCTGGTCCGTCGCGTCCAATCGGAAGAGAAGACCAAGGGCGGCCTGATCATCCCCGACAACGCCAAGGAAAAGCCCGCCGAGGGCGAGATCATTTCCGTGGGCGAAGGCGCGCGCAAGGATTCGGGCGAACTGATCGCACCGTCGGTTTCGGCTGGCGACCGCGTCCTGTTCGGCAAATGGTCGGGCACCGAAGTCACGGTCGACGGCGAAGAGCTGCTGATCATGAAGGAAAGCGACATCCTGGGCGTGCTGAGCTGATCGGCCCCAAGACGCTTCCCTCCCCCAACATTCAGGAGATTTTCCATGGCTGCTAAAGAAGTCAAGTTCGGCACCGACGCGCGCGACCGCATGCTGCGCGGCGTCAACATCCTGGCCGATGCCGTCAAGGTCACGCTTGGTCCCAAGGGCCGCAACGTGGTCATCGACAAGTCCTTCGGTGCGCCCCGCATCACCAAGGACGGCGTGTCGGTCGCCAAAGAGATCGAACTGTCCGACAAGTTCGAGAACATGGGCGCCCAGATGGTCCGCGAAGTCGCTTCGCGCACCAACGACGAGGCCGGTGACGGCACCACCACCGCGACGGTCCTGGCTCAGGCCATCGTCAAGGAAGGCATGAAGGCGGTCGCCGCCGGCATGAACCCGA is a window from the Paracoccus marcusii genome containing:
- a CDS encoding TraB/GumN family protein, producing the protein MRLTIAAALFALSGHGAMAACTGQNLFDTMPAERAAAIEAASRDVPFRQGLLYQAVRDDQRITLVGTYHFGDARHQPMIKRVRPLIDQAHALYVEAAPAEEARLTKALTEDPTLMVDPDGPTLPERLSPDEWDALSQAMSDRGTPGVITARMRPWYVALMLGVSPCMVRTMAEQGGESGGLDHLLVAEAQDAGMPVRSLEPWDTIFGLFEDLTPEQELDMIRASLPAASYADDYAVTLTDAYFDGDVWKIWEFGRFDAYANSGLSREEVDRQMDLAQTRLMDDRNRAWIAPLLEGAAEAGDEGIVAAFGALHLPGEAGVLSLLQDEGFTITRLDG
- a CDS encoding co-chaperone GroES, with the protein product MAFKPLHDRVLVRRVQSEEKTKGGLIIPDNAKEKPAEGEIISVGEGARKDSGELIAPSVSAGDRVLFGKWSGTEVTVDGEELLIMKESDILGVLS